Genomic DNA from Oryza sativa Japonica Group chromosome 5, ASM3414082v1:
CTCATCCTGAAGAAACTGTAGCTAAGCTGCCCATTATCATCCTCTCTCTGTGATTGTTTGGTGTGTCGCTTCTTCGATGTCAGGGGAGGATGAAGCGAAGCCGGTGACCGTGAAGATCATCGAGACGGTGTACGTGGAGGCCGACACCGCCGACGACTTCAAGTCCGTCGTCCAGAGGCTCACCGGCaaggacgccgtcgccggcgatgcACCGGAGCTGAATAGTGCCCAGAGGTTTGGCTCAGGGAGAGAGGCCAGTCGCCATGGCGATCACAAGGTAGGCTCCTCCAGCGAAAAGAAGAGCAGCTAATAAAGAAGCTATTGCTGCATGAATAAGCATAGCATAACTTGCATGCTACCTcttcaattattattttttagtaaATTACTTAATCTTAGTTCCTCTTCATTTCTACCCTAGCTGTTCTAATGTTCTTTCAATCTTTCTGCCCTTTTCTTTACTTTGTAAATTTAGGTCAGAATCTATGAATAACACATCGTTTCATCTACTTTCTGTGCCACTATGAACAAAATTTAGGCTTCTTTTCTGGCCATGCATTATGCATGGATCGGAGCTcgttaaaacttttttttaaaaaaaaaattctgcatAGAAGACTGACTAGCGTGCATGATAGAGCATAGAGGTAATTAAGCCACGGTGAACTGGATTTGCCGCTTTGAATCAAAACGACAAACCCCAAAAAATATATTCAGAAAGAACAACCGAAGGTTATTAGCTTAGTCATTCTTGATTACGTGATAAGCTCCATTTTCAATTAATTAACCCGGGTTGGCGGTTATTTTCTCTTCCCAGTGGCCAGTAGTAGTTACCTGTAAGTCTCAATTACGGCTAGCTGTGATTTGTGAGAAGCCAGTTCCTCACAACAACATTAATTATTGTTCTCACATTGAAAGAGAACAGTACGTTGTTACCTGTAACATTCCTGATTGCTTTGATTAACTGTTCCACAGTAGTACTAATACTGCTTGACGGCGCGCTTTAGTTAATTATCTGATACTATATTTCAGAAAATCTCTCGACCTCCATAACCTCAATATACAGAATGAGTGCGCATCCACCCTTTTTCACAGGTTCTTTTATTCTTACGAGTTTGAGGTACATCCGTCTCTCTACATATCACTTGATCATGTATGGATATGGCTTAATTAGCACGGGATTATTAAAAACTTTATTCAGCATAATTTAAGGTTTCATGAAAACCATGTAAACCGAACAAGTTCCAAACCAAACTCCATGCGCTCTCCCCACTCTACGCAGCAAATGCAACTCACGATTTTTCATACCCAGCAACTCTCACCATGAACTTACCATCACGTACCGTGACTGCATGCATACACAGCAGTAGTAGGAGGAGGAAACCTCGCGCTGTGTCGTGCGGCTcgtttaaaaaagaaaaacgagatAGTAATAAGTACTTTCTTCGTTTCAGGTACGAGAtgtttttgactttggtcaaatttaaactactctaagtttaactaattttataaaaagatagtaatattttaaataaattttcataatatatttattttgggttaaaaatattactacttttttctataaaattagtcaaacttagaataGTTGGACTTTAACTAAAggtaacctgaaacagaggaaaTACATAGCAGTAAGAATATTACGTAGAGCATGAACAAGCATGTATATATGCTGCATGCATATGGCTactggccggcggcgaaggcttCAACAGGGAAGGTCttggtgacgccggcgaggctcTTGAAGTGGATCTTGCCGGTGGTGGAGGGTTCGTCGACGGCGATCTCGTTGACGGGGGGCCAGAGCATGAGCTCCTTGGCCTTGACGCCCTTGAGCTTCTTGATGCACCTGGGCTTGACGTAGCCGGTGATGTCGGCGTCGTAGCTGACGTGCTTGCCCACCATCCTGAAGTGGTGCTCCACCTTCCTCCGCTGCGCGATCCACATGTAGCCCGTGGCCCGCGCGAAGCCGACCTCCACCACGTCGCCCAGCGGCAGCAGCCCCAGCGGGAGGCCGAACTCCTCCAGCAGCGACGCCGCCATCTTCATCCCCTCCTCGTGGCCCTTCGCCACCAcggctccctccctctccgccgccatggcTAGCTGATGGCCTCGATCGATGTAGCTAACTAGCTCGCCGATCTTGGTGGTGTGTGGGCTGTGAACAATGTGTTGGGGTGGTTTAAGTAGGTGAGGGCAAGCGctgtttttcttgttttttttttcatcggattTGCCGTTGGTTTTGGGAGTTTAGCGCGGTGTTTGCATGCGCATCGGCGTCGCAGACTCGCAGATGTTGTGGTTGACAATACCGATGGCCGGCAGCGAGCCGGCTGGGAGCGTCGGCGTCGAGATTTCGGCGGAATCACACGTTCTTTTCACTGCTCACTCCTACCTccgtattaaaatatattaggaGTTTAAATTGTTGGAATAGAAAacgatagaaaagaaaaaaaaacagaattctGAGATGAATGTAAATGTAGGTGAAATTATAAACGCGtgaaaaacacaaaaataaCCATTTGATTGGGCCATAGAAAATACGCATAAATCAATTGAGAGAAATatagacctttttttttcaaaatgactAAAGCTCTTAATGAGTTTTCTTTCTTAATGGGTTTCCCTTGCAATCTCTATGGAATTGTATATTGCGTAGAAATTTTAAGGATAGAATATGATTCAATCGTTTGTTTCGAAGAAATTCATTAAAGttttcctataggattaaaattaatttctatgtttttcataTAAATCAAAAGAGCCTAGTCTAGTACTCGACTAGACACACCGTGGTGTCTATTATTACGAATCTGTCCAGAGAAGTGGAGTATATGGTATTGAGAAAGCTAAGTATTCAGAATCCGGGCCTCATTTTATTCGGGAAAAAGATGCTCAGGCCAGTTCCAGGTCACCTGATGGCAAGCTCACAAGTTCAGACAGTCACGCACACACATACAATACTCTCGGACAAACTGTAACAAGATGCAAGCTCCCTTGAGATTATCTTATCTC
This window encodes:
- the LOC107277099 gene encoding uncharacterized protein, which translates into the protein MAAEREGAVVAKGHEEGMKMAASLLEEFGLPLGLLPLGDVVEVGFARATGYMWIAQRRKVEHHFRMVGKHVSYDADITGYVKPRCIKKLKGVKAKELMLWPPVNEIAVDEPSTTGKIHFKSLAGVTKTFPVEAFAAGQ